From Heliomicrobium modesticaldum Ice1, a single genomic window includes:
- a CDS encoding ECF transporter S component produces MWPAWPKLQVPLILALAAGSLFASLIGRNIVGRQGWGLLALEMVFLALLLLFWAFERKEICSRELAMIAVLGALAAVGRIPFSALMGIQPVTFLTVLSGAVFGPRAGFMVGATAALVSNFFLGQGPWTPWQMFSWGMAGLSAGLLTRFFPDIGRLWMLAFLFAWGYLYGWIMNFWHWSAFVHPHTGQSFLLTYLASLSFDTVHAIGNCLFYALFGKRFTMILQRFRNKLQVAVS; encoded by the coding sequence ATGTGGCCTGCTTGGCCTAAACTGCAAGTTCCGCTCATCCTGGCGCTGGCCGCCGGTTCCCTCTTTGCCAGTCTGATCGGAAGAAACATCGTCGGACGGCAGGGTTGGGGATTGTTGGCTCTGGAGATGGTCTTTCTGGCGCTGCTGCTGCTCTTCTGGGCTTTTGAGCGAAAAGAGATCTGTTCCCGCGAACTCGCCATGATCGCCGTCCTGGGCGCGCTGGCGGCAGTGGGCCGGATCCCTTTTTCCGCCTTGATGGGCATCCAGCCGGTCACCTTTTTGACGGTCCTCTCCGGCGCAGTCTTCGGTCCCCGGGCAGGGTTCATGGTCGGGGCGACGGCAGCGCTCGTGTCCAATTTTTTTCTCGGCCAGGGACCCTGGACGCCTTGGCAGATGTTCAGTTGGGGCATGGCCGGCCTGTCGGCAGGCTTGCTGACACGCTTTTTTCCGGACATTGGGCGGCTTTGGATGCTCGCCTTTCTCTTTGCCTGGGGTTATCTCTACGGGTGGATAATGAACTTCTGGCACTGGAGCGCCTTTGTCCATCCCCATACAGGGCAGTCCTTCTTGCTCACTTATCTGGCCAGCCTGTCCTTTGACACGGTCCATGCCATCGGCAACTGCCTCTTTTACGCCCTTTTTGGTAAACGATTTACGATGATACTCCAGCGTTTTCGCAATAAGCTGCAGGTGGCGGTGTCATAA
- the nifS gene encoding cysteine desulfurase NifS — MRRVYLDHGATTPVHPAVIEAMVDCMQNHFGNPSSVHSFGREAKKLLEEARAKVAHLIGARPEEIIFTSGGTEADNLTIFGVARAMRKKGNHVITSAAEHHAVLDACQALTKEGFEVTVLPVDKYGMVRVEDVKAALKPETVLVTIMHANNEVGTINPIKEITQLVKAHGAVMHTDAVQTVGKIPVDVNDLGVDLLSLSSHKIYGPKGVGALYIRKGTKLFPLSHGGGQERKRRPGTENLPGIVGFGKAAEIMARELPEEMGRMGRLRQRLIEGLLAIPEVQLNGHPTERIPINVNVSIKYIEGESLLLMLDMKGIAASSGSACTSGSLDPSHVLLAMGICHEVAHGSLRLTLGRDNTEEDIEYVLDVLPPIVERLRAMSPLYANKEG; from the coding sequence ATGCGACGCGTCTACCTCGATCACGGCGCGACCACGCCCGTCCATCCCGCAGTCATCGAAGCCATGGTCGACTGTATGCAAAACCATTTCGGCAACCCGTCGAGCGTCCATTCCTTCGGCCGGGAGGCGAAAAAGCTCCTGGAAGAGGCGCGGGCGAAGGTGGCCCACCTGATCGGCGCTCGACCGGAAGAGATCATCTTCACCAGCGGCGGCACCGAGGCCGACAACTTGACCATCTTCGGCGTCGCCCGGGCCATGCGCAAAAAGGGCAACCACGTCATCACCTCGGCGGCGGAGCACCACGCCGTCCTCGACGCCTGCCAGGCGCTGACCAAAGAAGGCTTTGAAGTCACCGTGCTGCCTGTCGATAAATACGGCATGGTCCGCGTCGAGGACGTGAAGGCGGCCCTCAAGCCGGAGACCGTCTTGGTCACGATCATGCATGCCAACAACGAGGTCGGCACGATCAACCCCATCAAGGAGATCACCCAACTCGTCAAGGCCCATGGCGCCGTCATGCACACCGATGCCGTCCAGACCGTCGGCAAAATCCCCGTCGACGTGAACGACCTCGGCGTAGACCTCCTGTCCCTCTCCTCCCACAAGATCTACGGCCCCAAGGGGGTCGGTGCCCTCTATATCCGCAAAGGGACCAAACTGTTCCCCCTCTCCCACGGCGGCGGTCAGGAGCGCAAGCGCCGCCCCGGCACGGAAAACCTGCCTGGCATCGTCGGATTCGGCAAGGCCGCCGAGATCATGGCCCGCGAACTGCCTGAAGAAATGGGGCGCATGGGTCGACTGCGCCAACGCCTGATCGAGGGTCTGCTGGCCATCCCCGAGGTGCAACTGAACGGCCACCCCACTGAGCGTATCCCCATCAACGTGAACGTGTCGATCAAATACATCGAAGGTGAATCGCTGCTGCTGATGCTGGACATGAAAGGCATCGCTGCCTCCTCCGGCTCTGCCTGCACCTCCGGATCCCTGGATCCCTCTCACGTCCTGCTCGCCATGGGCATCTGCCACGAAGTGGCCCACGGCTCGCTGCGGCTGACGCTGGGACGGGACAACACCGAGGAAGATATTGAATATGTGCTGGACGTGCTGCCGCCGATCGTCGAACGGCTGCGGGCCATGTCCCCGCTCTATGCCAACAAGGAGGGCTGA
- a CDS encoding ABC transporter ATP-binding protein, with protein sequence MDLYSLRDLSYFYPEKRQPALRINSLRIEDGEFVLVSGLSGSGKSTLARALAGLVPRFYGGRFSGELRYQGRLLIDLPRRELAREVAIVFQDPEKQLVMTEAEAEIAFGLENLGLSPADMAARIAEVMSFFQLSALKGREIWTLSGGQQQKVALASALAMQPRVLILDEPTSQLDPAAAEEILSLVKRLNEDLAMTIVLVEQRLDRCFHLADRVLYMEEGAIVFNGSPGEMAQWGACRAGTLAPPVARFFAGMGLSPVPITVKAGRKALAALLSREGEPERALSLSPPTTSNASNLPELATLKGRKGVPPANAAVSLDRIWFSYPDGWEALQDVSLSVAPGDFLALLGPNGAGKSTLLRLIAGLLKPGRGRCSLSSAKQGVRSLHAGGRIGYLAQNPNDYLLQDTVEAEVAFGRRNFGLPDDGTVERLLQELRLEAYRGVHPRDLSGGERQRVAIAAVLATDPEILLLDEPTRGMDEQLKDELGALLRRRMDGGAAVILVTHDVEFVARHATRVAILDGGRVVREGGLLTVLGESLFYSTQISRLFRHAAPQLLTPEAAWAAFRDVGRQARKQAEGREADVHVACLA encoded by the coding sequence ATGGACCTTTATTCGCTCCGCGATCTGAGCTATTTCTATCCTGAAAAAAGGCAGCCTGCCTTGCGCATCAACAGCTTGCGCATCGAAGACGGGGAGTTTGTCCTGGTGTCCGGCTTATCTGGATCGGGAAAATCAACGCTGGCTCGGGCCTTGGCGGGGCTCGTTCCCCGTTTTTACGGCGGCCGGTTCAGCGGCGAACTGCGTTATCAAGGCCGCCTGCTGATCGATCTGCCGCGGCGAGAACTCGCCCGGGAGGTGGCCATCGTCTTTCAAGATCCGGAAAAGCAACTGGTCATGACCGAGGCGGAAGCGGAAATCGCCTTCGGATTGGAGAATCTAGGCCTTTCCCCAGCTGATATGGCGGCGCGGATCGCCGAGGTGATGAGCTTCTTTCAACTGTCTGCGCTCAAAGGGCGGGAGATCTGGACATTGTCCGGCGGACAGCAGCAGAAGGTGGCCCTCGCGTCGGCGCTGGCCATGCAGCCGCGCGTCCTCATCCTCGATGAGCCCACATCCCAATTGGATCCGGCAGCCGCCGAGGAAATCCTGAGTCTTGTCAAGCGGCTGAATGAGGACTTGGCGATGACCATCGTGCTGGTGGAGCAGCGCCTGGACCGGTGCTTCCATCTGGCCGACCGCGTCTTGTACATGGAAGAAGGGGCTATCGTTTTTAACGGTTCGCCTGGGGAGATGGCCCAGTGGGGCGCCTGTCGAGCGGGCACCCTTGCGCCACCGGTGGCTCGTTTCTTTGCCGGAATGGGCCTGTCGCCTGTTCCGATTACCGTCAAAGCCGGGCGCAAAGCCCTTGCGGCGCTGCTCTCTCGGGAAGGCGAACCGGAACGAGCACTCTCTCTATCCCCGCCGACAACCTCCAATGCATCGAACCTTCCGGAGCTAGCCACGTTGAAGGGCCGGAAGGGAGTTCCGCCAGCTAACGCTGCTGTATCGCTGGATCGGATCTGGTTTAGCTACCCTGACGGGTGGGAGGCGTTGCAGGATGTCAGCCTGAGCGTCGCGCCGGGAGACTTTTTGGCGCTCCTGGGGCCGAACGGCGCCGGCAAATCGACACTCTTGCGGCTCATCGCCGGGTTGTTAAAACCGGGGCGGGGCCGCTGTTCCTTATCATCGGCAAAGCAAGGGGTTCGCTCCCTCCATGCCGGTGGGCGGATCGGCTACCTGGCTCAAAACCCGAACGACTACCTGCTTCAGGACACGGTAGAAGCGGAAGTGGCCTTCGGGCGACGCAATTTTGGCCTCCCCGACGACGGGACGGTGGAGAGGCTTTTGCAAGAGCTCCGACTCGAAGCCTACCGCGGCGTTCACCCTCGCGATCTGAGCGGCGGGGAACGGCAGCGGGTAGCCATCGCCGCCGTCTTGGCCACCGATCCGGAAATCCTCTTGCTCGACGAACCGACGCGGGGGATGGATGAGCAGCTGAAAGACGAACTGGGCGCGCTGTTGCGACGGCGGATGGATGGTGGGGCCGCTGTAATCCTTGTTACCCATGATGTGGAGTTTGTCGCCCGCCACGCGACGCGCGTGGCGATCCTTGACGGCGGCAGGGTGGTCAGAGAGGGCGGTTTGTTGACCGTGCTGGGGGAGTCGCTCTTTTACTCGACCCAGATCAGCCGCCTGTTTCGCCATGCAGCGCCTCAGCTCCTGACGCCGGAAGCCGCCTGGGCAGCTTTTCGGGATGTAGGTCGGCAGGCGCGCAAGCAAGCGGAGGGAAGGGAGGCGGACGTCCATGTGGCCTGCTTGGCCTAA
- a CDS encoding RrF2 family transcriptional regulator → MKLSTKGQYGVRAMFELAMQYGQGPVSLKLVAERQDISEHYLEQIIAGLRKAGLVNSIRGAQGGYVLARDPAEITVGDIIRVLEGPVAPVDCVNDDIPERCTRASQCISKRVWAKVRDSIEQVIDSITLADMCKDAEKMKYDEGAFMYHI, encoded by the coding sequence ATGAAACTCTCGACGAAGGGACAATACGGTGTGCGAGCCATGTTCGAACTGGCCATGCAGTACGGCCAGGGACCCGTCTCCTTGAAGCTTGTGGCCGAGCGCCAGGACATATCGGAGCATTACCTCGAACAGATCATCGCCGGATTGCGCAAAGCCGGCCTCGTCAACAGCATCCGGGGCGCCCAAGGGGGCTACGTCCTCGCCAGGGATCCCGCCGAGATCACTGTCGGCGACATCATCCGCGTCCTCGAAGGACCGGTGGCCCCCGTCGACTGTGTCAACGACGACATCCCCGAGCGCTGCACCCGCGCCAGCCAGTGCATCTCCAAGCGGGTCTGGGCCAAGGTGCGCGACTCGATCGAACAGGTCATCGATTCCATCACACTGGCGGACATGTGCAAAGACGCTGAAAAGATGAAGTATGACGAGGGCGCCTTCATGTACCACATCTAG
- the nifU gene encoding Fe-S cluster assembly scaffold protein NifU, with amino-acid sequence MYTDKVMDHFMNPRNVGEIENASGVGEVGNASCGDIMRIYLDVEDNIIKDVKFKTFGCGAAIATSSMVTELIKGKTIDEALGLTNRAVADALGGLPPQKMHCSNLAADALHKAIADYKAKQEAKR; translated from the coding sequence ATGTATACCGATAAAGTGATGGATCACTTTATGAACCCTCGCAACGTCGGCGAGATTGAAAACGCCAGCGGCGTCGGCGAAGTGGGCAACGCCTCTTGCGGCGACATCATGCGTATTTATCTTGACGTTGAGGACAACATTATCAAAGACGTGAAGTTTAAAACCTTCGGCTGCGGCGCCGCCATCGCCACCAGCTCCATGGTGACAGAGCTGATCAAGGGCAAGACCATCGACGAGGCGCTGGGGTTGACGAACAGAGCCGTCGCCGACGCCCTCGGCGGCCTGCCGCCCCAAAAGATGCACTGCAGCAACCTGGCCGCCGACGCGCTCCATAAAGCCATCGCCGATTACAAGGCGAAGCAGGAGGCGAAGAGGTAG
- a CDS encoding deoxyribodipyrimidine photo-lyase yields the protein MIQRERIQVLNAGSAQAGRYVLYWMQASQRAEYNHALEYAIGEANKLGLPVLVFFGLTGGVPGANARHYRFLLEGLCDVREALQRRGIAMIIRRIPPVEGVVALARRAALVVTDRGYLRYQRQWREAAAARIDCPFIQVESDVIVPVETASPKEEYGAATFRPKIKRLLDTFLVPLEERDTDCPAPDVEALLDEALPGEPVFADSATPLSSIVTALSVDASISPARGWRGGSKEAHRRLDDFLGKKLFRYHEDKKDPSLDGLSELSPFLHFGQISPLEVALKARQAVATDLSLDGTGLSLDGTGPSPVGVGPSPNPGLAAFLEELIVRRELAMNFAYYNPAYDQFAALPAWAQATLHSHRLDSREFNYTKAELENACTHDRYWNAAQTELVLRGKMHGYMRMYWGKKILEWTADPERAYRIAVELNDTYALDGRDPNGYTGIAWCFGKHDRPWGERAIFGKVRYMNAAGLRRKFDIEAYVRKVENLVEENEKNGKSGV from the coding sequence TTGATTCAACGCGAACGAATCCAAGTCCTTAACGCTGGCTCTGCTCAGGCGGGTCGGTATGTTCTCTATTGGATGCAAGCCAGCCAGCGGGCTGAATACAACCATGCCTTGGAATACGCCATCGGGGAGGCCAACAAACTGGGCCTGCCCGTGCTCGTTTTCTTCGGCCTGACAGGAGGCGTACCCGGCGCAAATGCGCGTCATTACCGTTTCTTGTTGGAGGGGCTCTGCGATGTTCGGGAGGCCTTGCAACGCCGGGGCATCGCCATGATCATCCGGCGCATTCCTCCGGTGGAGGGTGTCGTCGCGCTCGCCCGGCGGGCCGCCCTCGTCGTCACTGACCGAGGCTACCTGCGCTACCAGCGCCAGTGGCGGGAGGCTGCCGCCGCCCGGATCGACTGTCCCTTCATCCAAGTGGAAAGCGATGTCATCGTCCCTGTCGAGACGGCGTCGCCGAAAGAGGAGTATGGGGCGGCCACGTTTCGGCCCAAGATCAAAAGGCTGCTGGACACTTTCCTGGTTCCATTGGAGGAGCGGGATACGGATTGCCCAGCTCCGGATGTTGAAGCATTGCTCGATGAGGCGCTTCCCGGAGAACCGGTTTTTGCCGACTCCGCTACCCCCCTGTCGTCGATCGTGACTGCCCTGTCCGTCGACGCCTCCATCTCCCCGGCCAGGGGCTGGCGGGGCGGTTCAAAAGAAGCCCACCGTCGCCTTGACGATTTCCTGGGCAAGAAGCTCTTCCGTTATCATGAAGACAAAAAGGACCCCTCCCTCGACGGCCTCTCTGAGCTGAGCCCCTTCCTGCATTTTGGCCAGATCTCACCGTTGGAGGTGGCATTGAAGGCCCGGCAGGCTGTTGCAACAGACCTATCCCTTGATGGAACGGGCTTATCCCTCGATGGCACAGGCCCATCCCCCGTCGGTGTGGGCCCATCTCCCAACCCCGGTCTGGCTGCTTTTTTGGAAGAATTGATCGTCCGCCGCGAACTGGCCATGAACTTCGCCTACTACAATCCCGCCTATGACCAATTCGCCGCCCTGCCCGCCTGGGCGCAGGCAACACTGCATAGCCACCGGCTCGATAGCAGAGAATTCAACTATACAAAGGCGGAATTGGAGAACGCCTGCACCCATGACCGCTACTGGAACGCCGCCCAGACCGAACTTGTCCTGCGCGGCAAGATGCACGGCTACATGCGCATGTACTGGGGCAAGAAGATCCTCGAATGGACGGCCGATCCGGAGAGGGCCTACCGGATCGCCGTCGAACTGAACGACACCTACGCCCTTGACGGGCGCGATCCCAACGGCTACACCGGCATCGCCTGGTGTTTCGGCAAACATGACCGGCCCTGGGGCGAGCGGGCCATCTTTGGCAAGGTCCGTTACATGAACGCCGCCGGCCTGCGCCGCAAATTCGACATCGAGGCCTATGTCCGGAAGGTGGAGAACTTGGTCGAAGAGAACGAAAAAAACGGTAAAAGCGGGGTTTGA